TAGAGTAGTGACAGCAAAGAACCCGGTGCATGCAGCTTTATTTTTAGTGCTCACCTTTGTGTCAGCTAGTGCACTGTGGCTATTAATAGAAGCAGAATTCTTAGGCATTGGCTTAGTTCTGATTTATGTAGGCGCAGTGATGGTTCTGTTCCTATTTGTTGTGATGATGCTAAATGTTGATGTTGAAGTGTTACGGCATGGTTTTTGGAAGAACTTACCACTAGCTTGTGTAGTAGCAGCCATCATGGTTTCTGAGCTAATTTTATTAATCAAGGCGCGTGGTGCTGACGTTGCTTCGACAGTGGATGTGATGCATACCGCTAGTAACAGTAAATTGCTAGGTAAACTTCTATACTCAGAGTTTATTTATCCTTTCGAAATTGCTGCGATT
The genomic region above belongs to Leeia speluncae and contains:
- a CDS encoding NADH-quinone oxidoreductase subunit J, yielding MTFQDIVFVVFSVIMLLSGLRVVTAKNPVHAALFLVLTFVSASALWLLIEAEFLGIGLVLIYVGAVMVLFLFVVMMLNVDVEVLRHGFWKNLPLACVVAAIMVSELILLIKARGADVASTVDVMHTASNSKLLGKLLYSEFIYPFEIAAIILLVALVAAVGLTFRKRKDSKYVDPGKQSKASSKDRIKLVSMSAEKFVVVEEPAAEQTDVQQ